The sequence CGGAACCCCTGATCTGATAGTGCAGAGGCTGGCCATCGATGGTGACGAAAGGCATGTCGATAGGTTCGGTTGTCAGTGAATCGGTTGAAGGAAGTCGAGCGAAAGCGCGGGGGCGTGGCATGTGTCGAAGCGACGGTGGCGACGATCTCCGTCCGCCGTTTTCGAATGCGGGGCGCTTGAATTGCCGCGTCACCTTATCTCGGCTGCGTGGCGAACGCAATCTGACCAAACGCTTTCGGGCTGAATGAAGCGCTCGATTTCGAATGGGCGCGTCCGGCACGCGTTTCGAATCCGGCGCTGCGTCGAAATCGACGCCGACTGACGAATTTCCGCGAATGCTCGAGCAAGGGCAGCCGAATACGCGGGATGCGGCGCGCGTTGCGGCATGGGCGTCGTTGGCGAAAGCGTCGGTGCGTCGCGCGTCATGCGTGGCCGGCGGCATCGCGCGGATGGGCTGCGTGTGCGTGTCGCGGCGTTGCGCCCTCGGCTTCCTCGCCGGCTGCGGGCGCGCCGTCTCTCGGCGGCGGGCGCCGCGCTGCGGCGTTCGCGTGTTACGGCGGCGGCATGCATCGTGGCAAGGCCGCCGCCGCTCGCTAGTCAGCGGCTCCGCATGGCGGCCTTGCGTGCGAATGTTTCATGTTTCGTCTCGTACATGCATCGATCAAGCAGGGTTCGGCGAGGTCGTCGCGCTATAGTCGCGATCGTGACGTTTTCGTGACAGTGCGCGCGACGGGGCGTTTCGCCCTGATTGCACGTGCTTTGCCGGCCTGAATGCAGGTTGCCGGCCGTGCCGGCGGCCGCGTGTCGCTCAGGCCGCGGCGGCGCGCAGCCGCGCACGCGCGAAACGCGTCCAGCCGCGGCAGCGGCAATTCGACGCTGCCCGCCCGACGTGCCGACGCGCGCGACGGACCGTACGACCAACCAGAAGACCGAGGAGCAGAAGTGACTGACAAGCATTCCCCGTCGACCGACCTTCCCGAGGACCCCGATCGCCGCCGCGTGCTCGGCGGCATCGCCGCGCTCGGCGCGAGCGTCGCGCTTGGCGGCTGCGAATCGACCGTGTCGAGCGCGCCGCGCTCGGCCGCCGATTTGCGGCTCGACGCCGCGTTGCGCAACGAGGTGCGCAACGTCGTCGTGATCTACGCCGAGAATCGCAGCTTCGCGAACCTGTTCGGCGATTTTCCCGGCGTTCGGCAGCCGCTCGGCGCGGTGTCGCCCGAACGCTACGCGCAGCTCGATCGCGACGGCAAGACGCCGCTGCCGGCGCTGCCCAAGATCTGGGGCGGCCTCGTGCCGCAGGCGCAGGTCGTCGACGGCAAGCGCTACATGATCGGCGAGCGAGACATCACGGGCCTGCCGAACGCGCCGTTCGTGATTCCCGACGCGCAGGGCAAGCCGCTGCCGAACGGCGTCATCACGCGCGACTTGTGGCATCGCTTCTATCAGAACCAGATGCAGATCAACGGCGGCCGCAACGATCAGTTCGCTGCATGGGCCGATTCGGGCGGCCTCGTGATGGGGCATTACCGCAATTCGGCCGAAACGCTGCGGCTTTGGAATCTCGCGCGCCAATACACGCTCTGCGACAACTTCTTCATGGCCGCGTTCGGCGGCTCGTGGCTCAATCACGTTTTCCTGATCTCAGCGCAAGCGCCGCTCTATCCGGACGTGAACAAGAGCCCGGCGAAGCACCTCGTGTCCGTCGTCGAAGGCGACGATCCGACGGGCGCGCGCCTGAAGCTCGCGGCGGATTCGCCCGCGTCGGCGCTCGACGGCCCGCCGAAATTCGAGAACGACGGCCTCTTCACGCCCGACGGCTACGCGGTCAACACGATGGCGCCGCCGTATCAACCGAGCAGCGTGCGGCCGCCCGTCGACGGCAACCAGGCGTATGCGGACCCGTCGAACCCGCGCGTGCTGCCGCCGCAGCATTACGCGACGATCGGCGATCGCCTGTCGGAGAAGGGCATCGACTGGGCATGGTACGGCGGCGCGTGGCAATTCGCGCTCGAGCATCGCGACACGGGCTCGGTGCCGGACTTCCAGTACCACCACCAACCGTTCAACTACTTCGCGAACTACGCGCCGGGTACCGACGCGCGGCGCCGCCATCTGCGCGACGCGGGCCTCGGCGACGATCCGTCGACGAACCATCTGATCGCCGACATCGACGCCGGCCGCTTGCCGTCCGTCACGTTCTACAAGCCGCAAGGCAACCTGAACATGCACGCGGGCTATGCGGACGTCGAATCGGGCGATCGGCACATCGCGGCGGTGATCGAGCGCATCATGCGCGGCCCGCAATGGGCGCACACGGTCGTGATCCTGACGGTCGACGAGAACGGCGGATGGTGGGACCCGGTGTCGCCGCCGAAGGGCGACCGCTGGGGGCCGGGCTCGCGGATTCCGGCGATGGTGATCTCGCCGTTCGCGAAGAAGGGCTACGTCGATCACACGCTGTACGACACGAACTCGATCCTGCGCTTCATCTCGCGCGTGCACGGGCTTGCGCCGCTCGACGGCGTGCTCGCGCGCGAGCGCGCGTTCGCGGCGCGCGGCGCGCAGCCGCCGGGCGACCTCACCGCGACGCTCGATCTCGGCTGACGATCGGCCGCCATGCCGTCGCGAGCGGCAGGCTCGGCGATCGGGCGCGCCCTTGAGCCGGGATCGGGCGAGCCCTTGGGCCGGCATTGAACGTGTGGCCGGCGGCGCGGGCGAGCGAGACCGTCGCGGCGTTCGCGCGGCAGGCTTCGGCGGCGCGCGTGCCTTCGAGGCAAGGCTGCCTGCTCGCTTCGAATGCGCGGCGCACGCCCTTCCTGGGCGAGGCGCGGGCGCACACGCGCGGTTAGCTCTGCGACATCCCGAGCGTCAGCGCGCCCGCACCGATCAGCGCGGCGCCGCCGCCGTAGCCGAAGCGCCGCTGCGCGGCGGCCTCCGTCAGCCGCGCAGCGGCGAAGCGCGCGATGCGCGCATAGCAGGCGGCATTAAGCGTAGCGAGACAGACGAAGGTCGGCAGCAGGATCGCGCACTGCCGAGCGAACGTTTCGTGCGGCGAAATGAACTGCGGAACGAACGCGACGAAGAACACGATGCTCTTCGGATTCAGCGCGGTGACGGCCCACGCGGACAGGAAGCGCCGCTTCGCCGAGCGTCGCTCGACGCTCACTTCCATCGCGCCGACGCGGCGTGCATGCAGGATCGAGCGAATGCCGAGATAGATCAGATAGCCGCCGCCGACGAGCTTGAGCGCGGTGAACGCGGCCGCCGACATCGCGAGCAGCGCGCCCGCGCCCGCGAGGGAGATCGTCATCGCGGTGGTGTCGCCGGCCGCGACGCCTGCGACGGTGCTCCACGACGAACGATTGCGATTCGCGAGCGAATCGCCGATCACGAGCAGGATCGTGGGGCCGGGGATCATCAGAAGCACGATGCTGGCGCCGGCGAATGCGAGCCAGGTTTCGAAGGACATGGTGATCTCCGTTCGCGATTGCGCGATTGCGCGATTCGAGTCGAAAGGCCTCAGTGATCCATGGAGGCGGGCGGATTGTCAAGGTGCGCGCCGGCGAAGTGTGTCCGGCGCGACTCGGCTCGCAAGTGTCGGGCATGAGACGGCGCACGCCGAGCGAACCGCGCCGACGCGTGCAATTCATGGGCGTGCGCGCAAGCCCGCTTGGGGCCGGAGCTTCGCACCCGCGGGATGGGCGCTGGCGCTGCTGAGCGGCTCGCCGCGCCCGGCTCGTGCCCCCGTGTGATCCGGTGGTCGATGCCGACACCGCCCGCCACCAAGCGGTTCATTGCGGTCCCGATCGCTGCGTCGTTGAAGCCAAAGGCGTGTCGTTACCGTGGGAGCGCGCGTCAGCGGCTGCGCAGCACATACACGCCGAGCCACGATGCAATCACGCCGACACGGCCTCCGGATGCGCGCCACGCGATGTCGAGCAGCCGGTTGTATCCCCGCGTCAGGGCCCGCTTGAGCGGGGGCCCGGTATAAAACGACCGCCACAGGCGCGTCCGATACGGATCTTTGAAAAAATAGACGTCGACCATCTCGAGCAGCCCCGCTTCGCCGAACGATATCGGCATGCCGGTCGTGCCGAACGCGTGCCGGATGCTCTGCGGCAGATAGGGGCGAACGTGCGAGAAGTCGTGATAGAAGCGCTCGCCGGGCGTCGGGCTGACGAGGATCATGCGGCTCGCGTCGTGCATGAATGCGCAGAGCCGCGGCACAAGCGTGACGAGGCCGTCCGGCGACACGTGCTCGATCACATGGCTCAGGAAAATGACGTCGAACGGTTGTTGCTGCGAGGCAAGGAAAGCATCGGGTTCGTATGCGGCGTAGCCCTTCGCGCGCGCTCGCGCGACGTAATCGGGATTCGTGTCGACACCCGTCACGTCGAGCCCCAGCGCCGCGAAGCCGTCGAGAAATTTACCGAGTCCGCAACCATAGTCGAGCACGCGCAGCGGCCGGCTGCTTGCATGTTGGAAAGCGCGCATCAACACCATGATGCGCTCGTACTCGAGCGTTTGATAATGCGCAGGTTTTTTCATGTCGACCTTTCCCAATCCTCTTGTCTCGCAGCGATGCACGGCACGGTGTCCGGCAGTGAGCGTCCAACGAGTTGCCATGAGCGCACGGCGAGCCGCCGCATCGTGCGAATCGCGGCAATCTCGTCGTCACCGTTCGACATTCCGATGTCGCGTCGCGTCCAGGCGGCGCATCAACTTACGGCTGCTTGATGAACAATGCGTGTCCGTTCAGGTTGTGGACGAAAAGCCCGTCTCGATGACTTGCGACGATCTCGTTGACGGCGAGCGTGGCGCCTTCGCAACCGAACGTACCGTAGTCGTCGAACACGACGATGCCGCGTGATTCGACGCGAGGCCAGAGTGCATTGAACGAGTCGAGAACCGACCGGTATGAATCGACATCGATGTGCGCGAAACACACGCGATCCGGCATTGCGGCAAGCGTGTCGTCGGGAAAGATTCCACGATGAATGCGGCAGTTGGCGCCGATCGTCTCGAGCAGGCGAACTACCGAATGCTCGTCGGCGTCCGAATGCTCGCCTCCGGAATAAAGCGTGTCGTATTCGGCGTCGCATTTCGCGACGCCACTGAACGTGTCGAAAAGATGCAGCGTCTTTTCGGGTAGCGCACGCGCAATCACGGCCGCCGTTCCACCTCGCCATACGCCGATTTCGATCGCCTCGCCTGCGAGCCGCGCGCACTGCTGCGCGAGCCGATACAGCTCGTAGCAGCGGTATACGTCGACGAGAGTCGATGATTTCGCGAGTGCGTAAACGTCGGCGAAACCGGCGTCGTCGAGCCACGGCGCATATGTCGCGAACGGGATGATCTGTGCGTGACTGTAGCCGTCTTTCAACGTTTCGAAGCGCGTCTGACGCATTCGCTCGAGCAGATCTCTTCGCTCCGCGCGAAGTACGTTCAGGAAGTTCGGCGAGGTCTTGTTGATCATGGCAATGGCAGCGCCTTAGCGCAGAAAGAATTCGACCGTATCGACATCGAGCACCGGCACGTTGCACTTGCGCGCAACGTCGAGACGCTCGGGGAAATGGTTGTCGATGAAGATGGAGCGCGGCGGCACGTGGTCGGCTTTCGACTCGTGCGCGCCGAGCACGACAATGTCGTCGAACAGGCGTGCATCGATCCGCGCGGCCTCGAGCGTCTTCGCGACGTCGAACCGGTGTCGCGTGAGGAGCACGATTCGTTTGCCGGCCGCGATCGACTGATACAGGAACGCGATCGTCTGCGGCACCGCGTAACCGTCGATGATCAGCGTGTCGTCTAGATCGATGCAGACCGCGTCGTATTCGCAAGCGAACGAAGCGCGCGTTGCGATGTTTCGATCAATCAGGCGGATCTGGGCATTCGGCAACGTGACGAGATCGCGGCCGAGGAAATCCTGCACCGCCATCAACGGCAGATTCACGCCGCGCGCGCGCTGCGCGACCATGGTGCCGCCGACACGGCACGCGACCTCGAGCAGTTTCCAGCGGCCGTCGCGATCGGCCTTCAGTTGGAAGAACCACGGGCCGCGAAGCCGCATCCGATTATTGATCGAATGCGCTATCGCATCGATTTCCGGTGTCGAGTCAATGAGGTGCGAACGCATGGCGATGCCCGCCTTCACACGTTCGCGGCTTCGGGGCTGCGCATGCAGCAGGCGCCGCTTGCGATCGGTAAAGCAATCGATCGTCAGCTCTTCGCCGGGGAGATATTCGACGATGAGCGGCGCTTCGACGGCAGCAAGCGCATGGTTCAACTGAAGCATGTCGTGCGCGAGCGTCACGCCTTGGCCGCCTTGTCCGAGGTCCGGCTTCACGATGACGGGCCACGCGTGTACGTCGCCTGCCGATGCGTACGTGCGCGGCACCCACGGTTCGTTGGCGAACAAATAGTAGGTCGAGCTCTTGCGGCGTGCAATTGCCGCGCTTTCGGGGTCGCCGTTGACGAGCGTCATACCCATCTGCGCCGCGCGCGCGGACAGGTATTCGTGCACGGTGTCGTGCGTTGCAAACACGAGATCGATGCGTCGTTCGGCGAGCAAGCGGGCGAACGCCTCGTCGAAGCAAGGATCGCTGATCTTCGGCAAGTCACCGGCGTATCTGGCAAAGCGAAAACGGCCATGGTCATCGACGCTCGACGCACCATGCAATTCGACGTGCACCGAGTAGCGCAGCGCCTGATGGATCTCGGCGGCGTTTTCCGACCCGCACGGAAAGACCAGCACTCGGATCTTGTCGCTCATTTCGGCAAACTCCTTCGCGATGTATCGACCGGAGAAGCTCGCTCGCGCCCGCACACCGCTGCGACGAGGTCGGCGACGCGCGCGACATCGCCTTCCGACATCCGCTGATCGCAAGGCAGGAAAAGCGCTTCGCGCGCGAGCCCGGCTTCCCACGCCGGGACGATTTTGCGTGCGGCGACTTCGGGCCAATAGCCGGGTGTGTAGACGCGCTCGGCCGCGAGCCGCGCACGCGCGCCGTCCGGCGCACCGAGGAACGGATAGCAGAGCGGCACGCCGATGCCTTCCTGCGCGAATGGAAAGTGATTGAGCGCGCCGATCCGCTCGTGCAGGCGCGCGAAATTTTCAAGCCGCCTTACGCGGATCTGCGCATAGTCGACGCTCGCCAACAGGCGCTGCGTTAGTGTCGACATGCGGCGCGGCGGTTGCCGCGATAGACTCGCCTCCGCACGCGCATAATCCGAATAACCGGACTCCGCGCCCGTATCGGTTCGCTTGAGTAAATGCATGAAGCGCCGCGGGGAGTCACGGTCGATTTCGGCGGGCGCGGGGATCGCATGTCGCGACACGAGATAGCCGCCGTCCGGCACGCCGACGAACTTGCGCGGAGAATACAGCGTGGCGGCGCAGTCCGACGGCGGCTCGAAGAACGCTTGCGCGTTGTCGATGACGACGCGCTCACGCGGAAAGCGTCGCAATACGTCGTCGACCTGATGCTGGCAGACGCCGAAATAATTGACGTACACGAGCCACTCGCGTGGCCCGAGCGCGGTATCGGCGGCGCGCAGGCGTTCGTCCAGTGCGTAGCGCTTCACGGGAATGCCTGCTGTCTCCAGCGGCTCGAGCATGCCGTCGCAGATGTAGTGCGGCAGCCATACGGCGTCGGGGCGGCACGCGGAAATGAGGGCGAGGAATGCGGCGCGCGCGGACTGAAACCGCAGCGCGTCACCATGATGCTCACCCGGTGCGCGCGGCAACTCGAGTTGCAGATAGCCGCCGATCGCATCCGTCGTCATGAGCGCGCCTTTTGCATGAGCATCGCGCGCGCTTCGGTGGCGTCATTGAACATGAGGACGTCGATGATCGACAGGCCAGGCACGAACTCGGCGCCGAACTGCCGGTACGGTTCGAGGTTCGGTTCGATGAATTCGAGCGCGATCCCGCGTGCGGCGAATGCCGCGTCGTCGTATAGCGTGCGGCCGCCCGGCAGATTGACGTAGCGCGCCGCGCGTTCGCGCACGCAGATGTCGAGCACGCGCTGCGCGCCTTTCAGCGCATCGTTGCCGTAGCCGGCCGACGACATGACGAAGCGTGTGTCGATTCCCAGGTAATTGCAGACCTCGATCACGCTTCGCGTGGCGAGTGTCGACATGTGTGCCGCTGCGCAACAGAGCACGTCCCCGACGAGCTCGCTCACGCGCGCGTAGTGAGGCGCCTTCCCGTAACCGTGCCGCAGCGCCTCGAGCACTTTCCGCCGCCACCGTTCGGGCGGCTGGATTCGGACGTCGGCGATCTTTTGCGATGGGCTCGCACCCGCGAGCGGCACGGTGAAGTAGTGCGGCCTGCCGTCGAGCAGCATCCGGTTTCGATTGATCCAGCCGTTCTTGATGTAATTGACGTCGTCGTAGAACACGAACGCATCGACCGACGCGGCTAGCTGAAAGTAACCGACGTACGGAAACAGATACGGCTGCATGATCGCAAGCTTCATGGCTGCGGGTGCGCGACGAGATTCACGATGCGGGCAAGATTGCCGTCGGACAGCGCCGGAAAGATGGGCAGGCACAGCACACGCGCCGCGGCGTCTGCGGCGACGGGCAGATTGGGGCGTTGTGCGGACGGCAGCCCTCGGTACATCGGGAAGTCGGAGATCAGCGGATAGAAGTAGCGGCGTGCGTAGATCTCGTGATCGCGCAGTCGCTGATACAGCGCGTCGCGGCTGATCGGATAATCGTCGTCGACGAGGATCGGGAAGTACGAGTGGTTCGCCACCGGCGCGTCGACGGGCGGCAGGCAGCGGATTCCACGTACGTCGGCGAGCGCTTCGCGATACGCGGCCTCGATGTGCGCACGGCGCGCAAGCGCGTCGTCGATGTACTTGAGCTGCAGGAGACCGAATGCCGCGTTGATCTCGCTCATCTTGCCGTTGATGCCCGCCGCGACGACCGTCACTTCGTCGACGAAGCCGAAGTTCTTCAGATGATCGATGTGCTGCTTCGTCTTCGCGTCCGGGCAGACGATCGCACCGCCTTCGAACGTGTTGAACACCTTCGTCGCGTGAAAGCTCAGGATCGACATGTCGCCGTGTTCGAGCACGCTGCCGCCGGGCGTCTTCACGCCGAACGCATGCGCCGCGTCGTAGATCACCTTCAGGTTGTAGTTGTCGGCGATCTTTTGAATCGCGGCGACATCGCACGGCCGGCCGTAGCAGTGCACCGGCATGATCGCTGTCGTCTGCGGCGTGATCGCCGCCTCGATCTTCGCGGGATCGAGGTTCAGCGTGTGAGGATCGATGTCGACGAATACCGGCTTGATCCCGTTCCACAGCAGCGAGTGCGCGGTCGCGACGAACGAATACGGCGTCGTGATCACTTCGCCCGTGATCCGCAGCGCTTGCAGCGCGGTGACGAGCGCGAGCGTGCCGTTCGTGAAGAGCGCGAGATGGTGCACGCCGAGGTAATCGCACAGCGCCTTCTCGAGCTGCTGATGGAACGGCCCGCCGTTCGTCAGCACCTTGCTTTCCCAGATCGCCTCGAGATAAGGCAGAAACTCGGCGAGTGGCGCGAGATGCGGTTGGGTGACGTAAATGCGCTCGTCGGTCCACGGCTCGACGGCGCGCAGCGGCAGTGCGCTCATGGGCGGTCTCCTGCGACGGTTGTCGTTGCGTCGCGCGGCGGTACCGCGAACGGGGCGGGCGGCTGGCCGTCGCACCAGCGGCGCCACATGATGCGCAATGCGTCGGACACGTCCTGCGCGACGCGCTGCGGCTGGAATGCGGCCGAGCGCGCGCAGCGCTCGCGCAGCTCGCCGCGGATGCGTGCGAGCGTCGGGACATCCGATGCGAGCGCGATGCCTTTCGCGACGAAGTCGTCGACATCGTCGGCGACGAATGATTCGAGCCCGACATGCGACATCCACGTGAGGCCGGCGCGGCTCGACGGCGTCTTGCCGCGCATCGTCAGCGTCGGCACGCCCATCCACAGCGCGTTGAGCACGGTCGTCGAGCCGGTGTACGGGAACGTGTCGAGGCAGAAGTCGACGTGATGATGTTGCTGCAGATAGACGGTCGTCGTCGTGCGCGGTTGAAACACCAGCCGGTCGCGTGCGATACCTTCGCGCGCGAACCAACTGGTCAGCGTCTTGCCGATCTCGAGCCGATCTTCGTCGCCCGGCATCGAGCCGACGACGATGCGCGAATCCGGCACCGCGCGCATGACGCGGGCCCACACGGCGATCACGTCGGCGCGCAGCTTGTTCAGGCGGTTGAAGCTGCCGAACGTCACGCGGCCGTTGTGCAGCGCGGGCAGCATGTTGACGGGCGGCGCGTTCGTCGCGGGCGAGAACGTGGCGCCCGACGACAGATGGACGATCTTCTCCGTGTACTGCGCCTCCATCGGGCCGAACGGCACTGCGTACGAGTCGGTGAAGTAGTAGTCGATCGCGTCGAGACCCGTCGTCGCGGGGTAGCCGATCCAGCTGACCTGCACGGGTGCCGGTTTGCGCGCGAACACGGACAGGCGGTTGCGTCCGGAATGGCCCGACAGGTCGACGAGGATATCGATGCCGTCGGCGCGAATGCGGTTGACGAATTGCGCGTCGGTGAGGCCCGCGACCGTATGCCACGCGTGCGAGCATGCGCGCAGGCGCGCGGTGACGCGATCGTCGCGGACGTAGTTGTGATAGAACGTCAGCGACAGCGCCGGGTCCTTCACCAGATGCTCGACGAGCGGCAACAGATACGACGCGACCGCGTGATCGAACAGGTCGCCCGACACGAAGCCGATTCGCAGCCGTCGCTGCGGATCGCGACGGTTGGCATGGCGCGGCCACGCAGCCTTCAGCGGGGCTTCGTGGTGCGCCGCGTAGTCGCGGTGCGCGGCGATGTGCGCATCGATGTCGATGTCGATGCGGTGCGTAAGGTTGAAGAGCAGATTGCTGTGCGCAAGCGTATCCCTTGGATCGAGCTCGAACGCGCGCCGGAAGTATTGCTCCGCTTCGTTGAGCAGCCCGCCTTCGAACAACGTGACCGCGAGCGAGCCGTATGCCGTCGCGGAATCAGGCGCGATCTCGATGGCGCGCTTGCCCGCCTCGATCGCTTCGTTCTGACGGCCGATCGCGGCGAGCACGACGCCGAGCACCCGATGCGCCTCCGCGTAACCGGCGTTGCGCGCGATCGCCTCGCGGCATTGGGACTCCGCTTCCGGCAGACGGTTCGCAAGACGCAACGTGTCGGCGTACAGCACTCGGCAGTTCGAATCGTCGGGCAGGAGCTCGGTGGTGCGGAAAAGGGGTTCCAACGCCTCCACGTATCGGCCGCTGCGATGCAGCGCGAGGCCCAGCACGCGCCAGGCGGGGCCGTGCGACGGATAGCGCCGCGTAAGCGTGCGTGCGGCCTTTGCCGCTTCGGCGTCGCGGCCGTGGTCATAGAGCGTTTCGGCGCGGCTCATCTCCTGGCGGCCGGGGCGGCGCGCGGAGCCGGCGTGCGGCTCGGGCGTTTCCGACGTTTCCGCGGCGACGGGCACGGCCTGTGCCGCGGTCGCGGCAGGCACGATCCCGACGGCGGCAGGCCGACCTTCCTCCGAATGCGCGAGCCGCAACACGATCGTGTCGACGGCTGGCCCCTTGACGCCGAGTTGCTGCGCGAGGTTGAGCGCCGTCCACGCGGCCGCGATCTGACCGGCCTCGATCAGCGCGTTCACATAGCCGACCCAATAATTGCCGTGACGCGGATGCGTGCCGAGCACCATCTCGAAATGCTGCAGCGCGTCGACGGGCGAGCCCGTCTGCACGAGCAGCACCGCGAGGTTGTAGCGGGTGTCCGCGTGCTCGGGCTGCGCGCCGAGGATCGCCTCGTAGAGCGCCCGCGCGTCTTCGAGCTCGCCCTTGTGATGGTGCTCGAGCGCGCTTTGCAGCACGAGCGCGATGTCGGCATTCATTTGCTGCTCGGGGGGGAGCGGGGCGGACGATTCGAAAATGGCGGACATGATCTCGACGAAGTGAGCGAGTTGAACGGATTATCCGATCGCTCCCTGCCGGCCGAAGCGCCGAGCTAAACCCCAAATCCCCGCCAATTTGACGAATCGGGTCGGCGACCTGCGCCCGAGGCGGGCAAAAAAAGGCCCGCACGAAGCGGGCGTCGAGGTGAACGAGCACGCGCCGAAGCGCGT comes from Burkholderia savannae and encodes:
- a CDS encoding aspartate aminotransferase family protein, yielding MTTDAIGGYLQLELPRAPGEHHGDALRFQSARAAFLALISACRPDAVWLPHYICDGMLEPLETAGIPVKRYALDERLRAADTALGPREWLVYVNYFGVCQHQVDDVLRRFPRERVVIDNAQAFFEPPSDCAATLYSPRKFVGVPDGGYLVSRHAIPAPAEIDRDSPRRFMHLLKRTDTGAESGYSDYARAEASLSRQPPRRMSTLTQRLLASVDYAQIRVRRLENFARLHERIGALNHFPFAQEGIGVPLCYPFLGAPDGARARLAAERVYTPGYWPEVAARKIVPAWEAGLAREALFLPCDQRMSEGDVARVADLVAAVCGRERASPVDTSRRSLPK
- the vioA gene encoding dTDP-4-amino-4,6-dideoxy-D-glucose aminotransferase VioA, which encodes MSALPLRAVEPWTDERIYVTQPHLAPLAEFLPYLEAIWESKVLTNGGPFHQQLEKALCDYLGVHHLALFTNGTLALVTALQALRITGEVITTPYSFVATAHSLLWNGIKPVFVDIDPHTLNLDPAKIEAAITPQTTAIMPVHCYGRPCDVAAIQKIADNYNLKVIYDAAHAFGVKTPGGSVLEHGDMSILSFHATKVFNTFEGGAIVCPDAKTKQHIDHLKNFGFVDEVTVVAAGINGKMSEINAAFGLLQLKYIDDALARRAHIEAAYREALADVRGIRCLPPVDAPVANHSYFPILVDDDYPISRDALYQRLRDHEIYARRYFYPLISDFPMYRGLPSAQRPNLPVAADAAARVLCLPIFPALSDGNLARIVNLVAHPQP
- a CDS encoding LysE family translocator produces the protein MSFETWLAFAGASIVLLMIPGPTILLVIGDSLANRNRSSWSTVAGVAAGDTTAMTISLAGAGALLAMSAAAFTALKLVGGGYLIYLGIRSILHARRVGAMEVSVERRSAKRRFLSAWAVTALNPKSIVFFVAFVPQFISPHETFARQCAILLPTFVCLATLNAACYARIARFAAARLTEAAAQRRFGYGGGAALIGAGALTLGMSQS
- a CDS encoding TylF/MycF/NovP-related O-methyltransferase — encoded protein: MINKTSPNFLNVLRAERRDLLERMRQTRFETLKDGYSHAQIIPFATYAPWLDDAGFADVYALAKSSTLVDVYRCYELYRLAQQCARLAGEAIEIGVWRGGTAAVIARALPEKTLHLFDTFSGVAKCDAEYDTLYSGGEHSDADEHSVVRLLETIGANCRIHRGIFPDDTLAAMPDRVCFAHIDVDSYRSVLDSFNALWPRVESRGIVVFDDYGTFGCEGATLAVNEIVASHRDGLFVHNLNGHALFIKQP
- a CDS encoding class I SAM-dependent methyltransferase, yielding MKKPAHYQTLEYERIMVLMRAFQHASSRPLRVLDYGCGLGKFLDGFAALGLDVTGVDTNPDYVARARAKGYAAYEPDAFLASQQQPFDVIFLSHVIEHVSPDGLVTLVPRLCAFMHDASRMILVSPTPGERFYHDFSHVRPYLPQSIRHAFGTTGMPISFGEAGLLEMVDVYFFKDPYRTRLWRSFYTGPPLKRALTRGYNRLLDIAWRASGGRVGVIASWLGVYVLRSR
- a CDS encoding ATP-grasp domain-containing protein — encoded protein: MSDKIRVLVFPCGSENAAEIHQALRYSVHVELHGASSVDDHGRFRFARYAGDLPKISDPCFDEAFARLLAERRIDLVFATHDTVHEYLSARAAQMGMTLVNGDPESAAIARRKSSTYYLFANEPWVPRTYASAGDVHAWPVIVKPDLGQGGQGVTLAHDMLQLNHALAAVEAPLIVEYLPGEELTIDCFTDRKRRLLHAQPRSRERVKAGIAMRSHLIDSTPEIDAIAHSINNRMRLRGPWFFQLKADRDGRWKLLEVACRVGGTMVAQRARGVNLPLMAVQDFLGRDLVTLPNAQIRLIDRNIATRASFACEYDAVCIDLDDTLIIDGYAVPQTIAFLYQSIAAGKRIVLLTRHRFDVAKTLEAARIDARLFDDIVVLGAHESKADHVPPRSIFIDNHFPERLDVARKCNVPVLDVDTVEFFLR
- a CDS encoding WbqC family protein, which codes for MKLAIMQPYLFPYVGYFQLAASVDAFVFYDDVNYIKNGWINRNRMLLDGRPHYFTVPLAGASPSQKIADVRIQPPERWRRKVLEALRHGYGKAPHYARVSELVGDVLCCAAAHMSTLATRSVIEVCNYLGIDTRFVMSSAGYGNDALKGAQRVLDICVRERAARYVNLPGGRTLYDDAAFAARGIALEFIEPNLEPYRQFGAEFVPGLSIIDVLMFNDATEARAMLMQKARS
- a CDS encoding acid phosphatase, yielding MTDKHSPSTDLPEDPDRRRVLGGIAALGASVALGGCESTVSSAPRSAADLRLDAALRNEVRNVVVIYAENRSFANLFGDFPGVRQPLGAVSPERYAQLDRDGKTPLPALPKIWGGLVPQAQVVDGKRYMIGERDITGLPNAPFVIPDAQGKPLPNGVITRDLWHRFYQNQMQINGGRNDQFAAWADSGGLVMGHYRNSAETLRLWNLARQYTLCDNFFMAAFGGSWLNHVFLISAQAPLYPDVNKSPAKHLVSVVEGDDPTGARLKLAADSPASALDGPPKFENDGLFTPDGYAVNTMAPPYQPSSVRPPVDGNQAYADPSNPRVLPPQHYATIGDRLSEKGIDWAWYGGAWQFALEHRDTGSVPDFQYHHQPFNYFANYAPGTDARRRHLRDAGLGDDPSTNHLIADIDAGRLPSVTFYKPQGNLNMHAGYADVESGDRHIAAVIERIMRGPQWAHTVVILTVDENGGWWDPVSPPKGDRWGPGSRIPAMVISPFAKKGYVDHTLYDTNSILRFISRVHGLAPLDGVLARERAFAARGAQPPGDLTATLDLG